A genome region from Hevea brasiliensis isolate MT/VB/25A 57/8 chromosome 7, ASM3005281v1, whole genome shotgun sequence includes the following:
- the LOC110640681 gene encoding protein DETOXIFICATION 29 isoform X2 gives MEDSSQDRNLYHHQDQDELHSLAISTTNPNSSVPDAHDIPPINTIPVFFREFYRESKKLWYLAFPAMFTSLCQYSIGAITQVFSGQVGTLALAAVSIENSVIAGFSFGALLGMGSALETLCGQAFGAGQLEMLGIYMQRSWVILGTAASLLSMLYIFATQILKLIGQKAAISKAAGIFSIWMIPQLFAYSINFPMAKFLQAQRKMIAMALISAATLVLHALFSWLLILKLRWGLVGAAVVLNASWWFVDLSQFLYIVSGTCGRAWNGFSWQAFQNLWGFVRLSLASAVMLCVEVWYYMALIIFAGYLKNAEISVDALSICVRVSNELGAGHPRTAKFSVAVAVISSFTIGVIISVILILTRNKYPSLFSKDSQVKELVKKLTPLLATSVVINNVQPVLCGVAIGAGWQAIMACVNIVCYYVFGIPLGLILGYKLDMGVHGIWFGMMSGNVVQTFALFFIVYRTNWSKEASVAEDRIRKWKGQVVSIENNTETIFA, from the exons ATGGAGGATTCAAGCCAAGACAGAAACCTATACCATCACCAGGATCAAGACGAACTACACTCACTTGCCATATCAACAACAAACCCTAATTCTTCTGTCCCTGATGCCCATGATATCCCTCCTATCAACACCATCCCCGTTTTCTTCAGAGAATTCTACAGGGAGTCCAAGAAACTCTGGTACCTCGCCTTCCCTGCCATGTTCACCTCCCTTTGCCAGTACTCCATCGGCGCCATCACTCAAGTCTTTTCCGGTCAAGTTGGCACCCTGGCACTCGCTGCTGTCTCCATTGAGAACTCTGTCATCGCCGGATTTTCCTTCGGTGCCCTG CTTGGCATGGGAAGTGCACTTGAAACGCTATGTGGGCAAGCATTTGGAGCTGGGCAGCTGGAAATGCTGGGAATCTATATGCAAAGATCGTGGGTCATTCTCGGCACCGCAGCCTCACTTCTCTCCATGCTGTATATATTCGCCACTCAAATTCTGAAGCTAATTGGGCAGAAAGCAGCCATATCAAAGGCAGCAGGGATATTCTCAATCTGGATGATACCTCAGTTATTCGCTTACTCAATTAATTTCCCCATGGCAAAATTCTTGCAGGCTCAAAGGAAGATGATAGCTATGGCCTTGATATCTGCAGCCACCTTGGTTTTGCATGCATTGTTTAGCTGGCTTTTGATACTAAAGTTGAGGTGGGGATTGGTTGGAGCAGCGGTGGTGTTAAATGCTTCTTGGTGGTTTGTTGATTTGTCTCAGTTTCTATATATTGTAAGTGGAACTTGCGGGCGAGCTTGGAATGGATTCTCATGGCAGGCCTTTCAAAACCTGTGGGGTTTTGTCAGGTTGTCTCTTGCATCTGCGGTGATGCTTTG CGTAGAAGTTTGGTATTATATGGCATTAATAATCTTTGCCGGATATTTAAAGAACGCAGAGATTTCAGTGGATGCCTTGTCCATatg TGTAAGAGTATCAAATGAACTAGGCGCAGGTCACCCAAGAACAGCAAAATTTTCAGTAGCAGTGGCTGTTATATCATCCTTCACGATTGGTGTCATCATCTCTGTGATTCTCATCCTCACGAGAAACAAGTATCCATCTTTGTTTTCCAAGGATTCTCAAGTCAAAGAACTTGTTAAAAAGCTAACGCCACTTCTAGCTACTTCCGTTGTTATTAACAATGTTCAGCCTGTTCTTTGTG gtGTGGCTATTGGAGCAGGATGGCAAGCTATTATGGCATGTGTGAACATAGTTTGTTACTATGTGTTTGGGATTCCTCTGGGTCTTATATTGGGTTACAAACTTGATATGGGTGTTCAT GGAATTTGGTTTGGAATGATGTCAGGGAATGTGGTACAGACTTTTGCCCTTTTCTTCATCGTTTATAGAACAAATTGGAGCAAAGAG GCTtctgttgcagaagataggataagGAAATGGAAAGGACAGGTAGTTTCCATAGAGAACAATACTGAAACAATTTTCGCCTAG
- the LOC110640681 gene encoding protein DETOXIFICATION 29 isoform X1, translated as MEDSSQDRNLYHHQDQDELHSLAISTTNPNSSVPDAHDIPPINTIPVFFREFYRESKKLWYLAFPAMFTSLCQYSIGAITQVFSGQVGTLALAAVSIENSVIAGFSFGALLGMGSALETLCGQAFGAGQLEMLGIYMQRSWVILGTAASLLSMLYIFATQILKLIGQKAAISKAAGIFSIWMIPQLFAYSINFPMAKFLQAQRKMIAMALISAATLVLHALFSWLLILKLRWGLVGAAVVLNASWWFVDLSQFLYIVSGTCGRAWNGFSWQAFQNLWGFVRLSLASAVMLCVEVWYYMALIIFAGYLKNAEISVDALSICMNIFGWTVMLSLGMNAAISVRVSNELGAGHPRTAKFSVAVAVISSFTIGVIISVILILTRNKYPSLFSKDSQVKELVKKLTPLLATSVVINNVQPVLCGVAIGAGWQAIMACVNIVCYYVFGIPLGLILGYKLDMGVHGIWFGMMSGNVVQTFALFFIVYRTNWSKEASVAEDRIRKWKGQVVSIENNTETIFA; from the exons ATGGAGGATTCAAGCCAAGACAGAAACCTATACCATCACCAGGATCAAGACGAACTACACTCACTTGCCATATCAACAACAAACCCTAATTCTTCTGTCCCTGATGCCCATGATATCCCTCCTATCAACACCATCCCCGTTTTCTTCAGAGAATTCTACAGGGAGTCCAAGAAACTCTGGTACCTCGCCTTCCCTGCCATGTTCACCTCCCTTTGCCAGTACTCCATCGGCGCCATCACTCAAGTCTTTTCCGGTCAAGTTGGCACCCTGGCACTCGCTGCTGTCTCCATTGAGAACTCTGTCATCGCCGGATTTTCCTTCGGTGCCCTG CTTGGCATGGGAAGTGCACTTGAAACGCTATGTGGGCAAGCATTTGGAGCTGGGCAGCTGGAAATGCTGGGAATCTATATGCAAAGATCGTGGGTCATTCTCGGCACCGCAGCCTCACTTCTCTCCATGCTGTATATATTCGCCACTCAAATTCTGAAGCTAATTGGGCAGAAAGCAGCCATATCAAAGGCAGCAGGGATATTCTCAATCTGGATGATACCTCAGTTATTCGCTTACTCAATTAATTTCCCCATGGCAAAATTCTTGCAGGCTCAAAGGAAGATGATAGCTATGGCCTTGATATCTGCAGCCACCTTGGTTTTGCATGCATTGTTTAGCTGGCTTTTGATACTAAAGTTGAGGTGGGGATTGGTTGGAGCAGCGGTGGTGTTAAATGCTTCTTGGTGGTTTGTTGATTTGTCTCAGTTTCTATATATTGTAAGTGGAACTTGCGGGCGAGCTTGGAATGGATTCTCATGGCAGGCCTTTCAAAACCTGTGGGGTTTTGTCAGGTTGTCTCTTGCATCTGCGGTGATGCTTTG CGTAGAAGTTTGGTATTATATGGCATTAATAATCTTTGCCGGATATTTAAAGAACGCAGAGATTTCAGTGGATGCCTTGTCCATatg catgaacatttTCGGTTGGACGGTCATGTTGTCTCTGGGAATGAATGCAGCTATAAG TGTAAGAGTATCAAATGAACTAGGCGCAGGTCACCCAAGAACAGCAAAATTTTCAGTAGCAGTGGCTGTTATATCATCCTTCACGATTGGTGTCATCATCTCTGTGATTCTCATCCTCACGAGAAACAAGTATCCATCTTTGTTTTCCAAGGATTCTCAAGTCAAAGAACTTGTTAAAAAGCTAACGCCACTTCTAGCTACTTCCGTTGTTATTAACAATGTTCAGCCTGTTCTTTGTG gtGTGGCTATTGGAGCAGGATGGCAAGCTATTATGGCATGTGTGAACATAGTTTGTTACTATGTGTTTGGGATTCCTCTGGGTCTTATATTGGGTTACAAACTTGATATGGGTGTTCAT GGAATTTGGTTTGGAATGATGTCAGGGAATGTGGTACAGACTTTTGCCCTTTTCTTCATCGTTTATAGAACAAATTGGAGCAAAGAG GCTtctgttgcagaagataggataagGAAATGGAAAGGACAGGTAGTTTCCATAGAGAACAATACTGAAACAATTTTCGCCTAG